GATGATCGAGCGGCTCACCTGCACCCCGGGCATCACCCACTTTCTGCAGGTAGAGGAATATCCGCTGGGCGACTTCGACGACATCGTCGCCAAGTGCAAACACCACTTCGGCCACCTGCTGGCCGGCAAGCGCTTTGCCGTGCGCTGCAAGCGCGGCGGCCACCACGACTTCACCTCGATGGACGTCGACCGCTACGTCGGCAGCCAGTTGCGCCAGCAGTGCGGCGCCGTGGGCATCGACCTGAAGGCGCCGGAAGTGCTGGTGCGTATCGAAATCCGCGATCAGCGCCTGTACGTTATCCACAACCAGCACAATGGTATCGGCGGTTACCCACTGGGCGCACTGGAGCAGACTCTGGTGCTGATGTCCGGCGGTTTCGACTCTACCGTGGCCGCTTACCAGATGATGCGCCGTGGCCTGATGACCCACTTCTGCTTCTTCAACCTCGGCGGCCGTGCCCACGAACTGGGCGTGATGGAAGTGGCCCACTACCTGTGGAAAAAGTACGGCAGCAGCCAGCGCGTGCTGTTCATCAGCGTACCGTTCGAGGAAGTGGTCGGCGAAATCCTCAACAAGGTCGACAACAGCTACATGGGCGTGACCCTCAAGCGCATGATGCTGCGTGGCGCGGCCCACATGGCCGAGCGCCTGCAAATCGAAGCGTTGGTTACCGGTGAGGCGATTTCGCAGGTGTCCAGCCAGACCCTGCCGAACCTGTCGATCATCGATTCCGCCACCGACAAGCTGGTGTTGCGCCCGCTGCTGGCCAGCCACAAGCAGGACATCATCGACACCGCCTATCAGATCGGCACTGCCGAGTTCGCCAAACACATGCCAGAGTATTGCGGCGTGATTTCGGTAAACCCGACCACCCATGCCAAGCGCCACCGCATGGAGCACGAAGAGAAGCAGTTCGACATGGCGGTGCTGGAGCGTGCCCTTGAGCGCGCGAAGTTCATCTCCATCGATAATGTGATCGATGAGCTGGGCAAAGACATCGAGATCGAGGAAGTGGCCGAGGCCCTGCCGGGCCAGATCGTCATCGACATCCGCCACCCCGATGCACAGGAAGACGAACCGCTGGTGATCGAGGGCGTTGAAGTCCAGGCCATGCCGTTCTACGCGATCAACAGCAAGTTCAAGCAGCTGGATGGCAACCGCCAGTACCTGCTGTATTGCGACAAAGGTGTGATGAGCCGCTTGCACGCACACCATCTGCTCAGTGAGGGACATGCCAATGTGCGTGTTTATCGTCCGGCATAAAACGCCAGGGCTGTATGGCGGCAGCATCCGCCATCGCCCTCCCGACAGCCGGGCCCGCTGAGCCTTTTAACTTCATATTGGCCGCCTAGACTGGGCGGCAACCGAATCCTCTGATCGAGATACAGTTGTGATCGAAAATCTGCGTAACATCGCCATCATCGCCCACGTTGACCATGGTAAAACCACCCTGGTCGACAAACTCCTGCGCCAGTCCGGCACCCTGGAGCGTAACGAGCTCAACGACGAGCGCGTCATGGACTCCAACGACCAGGAAAAAGAGCGCGGCATTACCATTCTGGCGAAAAACACCGCCATCAACTGGAACGGCTACCACATCAACATCGTCGACACCCCCGGCCACGCCGACTTCGGTGGCGAG
The genomic region above belongs to Pseudomonas sp. PSKL.D1 and contains:
- the thiI gene encoding tRNA uracil 4-sulfurtransferase ThiI, which produces MKLIVKVFPEITIKSRPVRKRFIRQLGKNIRVVLKDLDPELVVDGVWDNLEVVTRVEDEKVQREMIERLTCTPGITHFLQVEEYPLGDFDDIVAKCKHHFGHLLAGKRFAVRCKRGGHHDFTSMDVDRYVGSQLRQQCGAVGIDLKAPEVLVRIEIRDQRLYVIHNQHNGIGGYPLGALEQTLVLMSGGFDSTVAAYQMMRRGLMTHFCFFNLGGRAHELGVMEVAHYLWKKYGSSQRVLFISVPFEEVVGEILNKVDNSYMGVTLKRMMLRGAAHMAERLQIEALVTGEAISQVSSQTLPNLSIIDSATDKLVLRPLLASHKQDIIDTAYQIGTAEFAKHMPEYCGVISVNPTTHAKRHRMEHEEKQFDMAVLERALERAKFISIDNVIDELGKDIEIEEVAEALPGQIVIDIRHPDAQEDEPLVIEGVEVQAMPFYAINSKFKQLDGNRQYLLYCDKGVMSRLHAHHLLSEGHANVRVYRPA